The following coding sequences lie in one Kribbella sp. NBC_00709 genomic window:
- a CDS encoding primosomal protein N' yields the protein MTSDSPEQLTLLRDTVRKSRTKEPAEITDTLPVARIAVDVSLPHLDRPFDYLVPDDMAGAAQPGARVKVRFAGKDLDGFVLERLAESDHDGKLARLRKVVSPERVLTPEIADLCRAVADRYAGVLADVTRLAVPPRHAKVEAEPLRCDQPPRPPVSTSRSEWSPYPTGFLDAIAREESPRAVWTAVPGADWALAFAQAAAVCAASGRGALLLAPDARDLERLAAACTAVLGESGFVTLSADLGPTARYRAFLAGLRGCARVVIGTRAAAFAPVTDLGLVAMWDDGDESYAEPRAPYPHAREVLLLRAFRQNCAALLGGFARSAEAAALIESGFAHELIADRKVIRAAAPSVHIAGESDIDLARDPAARAARLPHRVFEIARDGLQSGPVLVQVPRAGYLPSLVCQTCRAPSRCSTCGGTLRRTGGSGPASCSVCGRPAADHRCPECGDTRMRAAIIGARRTAEELGRAFPGVVVRTSGGDNMLDVVPDTPALVVTTPGAEPVAEGGYAAAVLLDTWLMLARPDLRAPEEAVRRWFNAAALVRSARDGGTVILVGDPSALPLQAIVRWSPEGYAMREIEERRTARLAPAAKLAELTGPSEAVTDLITRLRDLVPPSAGLEVLGPVDVDDETVRAVVRTPRQHGPTLVRALKESQSARTTKKNPGTVRIQVDPPSFG from the coding sequence GTGACATCGGACTCGCCGGAGCAACTGACGCTGCTGCGGGACACCGTGCGCAAATCCCGGACCAAAGAGCCGGCCGAGATCACCGATACGCTGCCGGTGGCCCGGATCGCGGTCGATGTGTCGCTCCCGCACCTGGACCGGCCGTTCGACTACCTGGTGCCCGACGACATGGCCGGGGCCGCTCAGCCGGGCGCCCGGGTCAAGGTGCGGTTCGCCGGCAAGGACCTCGACGGGTTCGTGCTGGAGCGGCTCGCGGAGTCGGATCACGACGGCAAGCTGGCCCGGCTGCGGAAGGTCGTCTCGCCTGAGCGGGTGCTGACCCCGGAGATCGCGGACCTGTGTCGCGCGGTTGCCGATCGGTACGCCGGGGTGCTCGCGGACGTCACCCGGCTGGCGGTCCCGCCGCGGCACGCGAAGGTCGAAGCGGAGCCACTGCGATGCGATCAGCCACCGCGTCCGCCGGTGTCGACGTCGCGCTCCGAGTGGTCGCCGTACCCGACTGGCTTTCTCGATGCGATTGCGCGAGAGGAGTCGCCGCGCGCGGTGTGGACCGCCGTACCGGGTGCTGATTGGGCGCTGGCGTTCGCACAGGCTGCGGCGGTGTGTGCGGCTTCCGGGCGGGGTGCGTTGCTGCTGGCGCCGGACGCGCGTGATCTGGAGCGGTTGGCGGCGGCGTGTACTGCGGTGCTGGGGGAGTCGGGCTTCGTCACGCTGTCCGCGGACCTGGGGCCGACGGCTCGGTACCGGGCGTTCCTGGCCGGGTTGCGCGGGTGCGCGCGGGTGGTGATCGGGACGCGGGCGGCCGCGTTCGCGCCGGTCACCGATCTCGGGTTGGTGGCGATGTGGGACGACGGCGACGAGTCGTACGCCGAGCCCCGCGCGCCGTACCCGCATGCGCGCGAAGTCCTGCTGCTGCGGGCGTTCCGGCAGAACTGTGCGGCCCTGCTCGGCGGGTTCGCGCGGTCCGCGGAGGCGGCGGCGTTGATCGAGTCCGGGTTCGCGCACGAGCTGATCGCGGACCGGAAGGTGATCCGCGCGGCGGCGCCGTCGGTGCACATCGCGGGCGAGTCGGATATCGACCTGGCGCGTGATCCGGCCGCGCGGGCGGCGCGGTTGCCGCACCGGGTGTTCGAGATCGCGCGGGACGGGCTGCAGTCGGGGCCGGTGCTGGTCCAGGTCCCACGCGCCGGGTATCTGCCGAGCCTGGTGTGCCAGACCTGCCGGGCGCCGTCGCGGTGTTCGACCTGCGGCGGGACCTTGCGTCGGACCGGTGGATCCGGGCCGGCGAGCTGCAGTGTCTGCGGGCGGCCGGCGGCCGATCACCGGTGCCCGGAGTGCGGCGACACCCGGATGCGGGCGGCGATCATCGGCGCGCGGCGTACGGCGGAGGAGTTGGGGCGGGCGTTTCCCGGGGTGGTGGTGCGGACGTCGGGCGGCGACAACATGCTCGACGTCGTACCGGACACGCCGGCGCTCGTCGTCACCACGCCCGGGGCCGAGCCGGTTGCCGAGGGCGGGTACGCCGCGGCCGTCCTGCTCGACACCTGGCTGATGCTTGCCCGTCCGGATCTGCGAGCGCCGGAAGAAGCGGTACGCCGATGGTTCAACGCGGCCGCTCTGGTCCGGTCGGCGCGCGACGGCGGCACCGTGATCCTCGTCGGTGACCCGTCCGCGCTGCCGTTGCAGGCAATCGTCCGTTGGAGCCCCGAGGGATACGCGATGCGGGAGATCGAGGAACGCCGCACCGCCCGCCTGGCCCCCGCCGCCAAGCTCGCCGAGCTCACCGGCCCCTCCGAGGCGGTCACCGACCTCATCACCCGCCTCCGCGACCTCGTCCCCCCGTCCGCGGGTCTGGAGGTCCTGGGTCCGGTGGACGTCGACGACGAAACCGTCCGAGCCGTGGTCCGCACCCCGCGCCAGCACGGCCCCACCCTCGTCCGAGCCCTCAAAGAATCCCAATCAGCCCGAACCACCAAGAAGAACCCCGGCACAGTCCGGATCCAGGTCGACCCACCGAGCTTCGGCTGA
- a CDS encoding ArsR/SmtB family transcription factor, translated as MITIRLNAGDVGRIRFALSPVWEAVTSVRALSNNTARSVHGPWLQKVRPTIEGDDLTLLRALIPSSGYIPDFMTPAPPRRSTSLESGLAAIAATPYELVADELGKLHHDTPHPLLPELIAQPAKALELITSALETYWRRAIEPDWRRMRSLLQEDLAFRLDELASGGIERLFRNLHPSICYRGDRVEIDRPFLCDGEPMGGQGLLLVPCVFTWPAGLAVTAAPHVPTITYPPRGLGRLWEDRQDTADSPLADLVGRTRAAIVGHLDLPMSTTHLAHQLGVSAPTLSVHLSILRNAGLLDSRRDGRAVLYHRTPLGHQLLAASTQLATTA; from the coding sequence GTGATCACGATCAGGCTGAACGCCGGGGACGTCGGACGGATCCGGTTCGCGCTGTCTCCGGTGTGGGAGGCCGTGACGAGTGTGCGGGCGTTGAGCAACAACACCGCGCGGAGTGTGCACGGGCCCTGGCTGCAGAAGGTCCGGCCGACGATCGAGGGCGACGACCTGACGTTGCTCAGGGCCCTCATTCCGTCGTCCGGGTACATCCCCGACTTCATGACGCCGGCGCCGCCGCGGCGGTCCACCAGTCTGGAGTCGGGCCTGGCCGCGATCGCCGCCACGCCGTACGAGCTGGTGGCGGACGAGCTCGGGAAGCTGCACCACGACACCCCGCACCCGCTCCTGCCGGAGCTGATCGCGCAGCCGGCCAAGGCGCTGGAGCTGATCACGTCCGCGCTGGAGACGTACTGGCGGCGGGCGATCGAGCCGGACTGGCGGCGGATGCGGTCGCTGCTGCAGGAGGACCTGGCGTTCCGGCTGGACGAGCTCGCGAGCGGCGGGATCGAGCGGCTGTTCCGCAACCTGCATCCATCGATCTGCTACCGCGGCGACCGCGTCGAGATCGACCGGCCCTTCCTGTGCGACGGCGAGCCGATGGGCGGGCAGGGCTTGCTGCTCGTGCCGTGCGTGTTCACCTGGCCGGCCGGACTCGCGGTCACCGCGGCGCCGCACGTGCCGACCATCACCTACCCGCCCCGCGGCCTGGGCCGCCTGTGGGAGGACCGCCAGGACACCGCGGACTCACCCCTCGCGGATCTGGTCGGCCGCACCCGGGCCGCAATCGTCGGCCACCTCGACCTCCCGATGTCCACCACTCACCTGGCCCACCAGCTGGGGGTATCGGCACCGACATTGAGCGTCCACCTCAGCATCCTCCGCAACGCCGGCCTCCTCGACTCCCGCCGCGACGGCCGAGCCGTGCTGTACCACCGCACTCCCCTGGGTCACCAACTCCTGGCCGCATCAACTCAGCTCGCGACGACCGCGTAG
- a CDS encoding MDR family MFS transporter — protein sequence MSAVAVGNPTHTALPRAFWALWVCQLVNRLGSFVQPFLVLYLTHDRHLSAGTAGAVAAAVGAGTVCAQLVGGWLSDRVGRRVTMLICFFGTGVALVLLGSARSMALIWVTAFLVGLLGDLFRPAVQATVADLLQPTERVRAYGLLFWAINLGFSVSTVSAGVLASFGYGLLFWVNAATSVVAGLVIWMMVPESRPAPEDNSVRRSLLPVVVRDTVFLLMILIQIGYATIYMQGYSTLPLAMSEDGLSSRTYGLVIALNGVVIVLVQPFLGKWFVKLDRPKLLAASMLVVGLGFGVGAVVHSWWGYAVSVVVWTIGEIGFAAVIGAVFADLAPIDLRGRYMGLSGMAFGVGTVIGPLAGTNALEHLGPTVTWLGCAVLGVAIFIGQYSLAPALHARAEANAGNAASA from the coding sequence ATGAGTGCAGTCGCCGTCGGCAACCCCACCCACACCGCCCTCCCGCGGGCCTTCTGGGCGCTGTGGGTCTGCCAGTTGGTCAACCGGCTCGGCAGCTTCGTGCAACCGTTCCTCGTCCTCTACCTGACCCACGACCGCCACCTCTCCGCGGGTACGGCGGGAGCGGTCGCGGCCGCTGTCGGTGCCGGGACCGTGTGCGCACAACTCGTCGGCGGCTGGTTGTCCGACCGGGTCGGGCGCCGGGTGACGATGCTGATCTGCTTCTTCGGCACCGGCGTCGCGCTGGTCCTGCTCGGCTCCGCCCGTTCGATGGCGCTGATCTGGGTGACGGCCTTCCTGGTCGGCCTGCTCGGTGACCTGTTCCGCCCAGCGGTCCAGGCGACGGTCGCGGACCTGCTGCAGCCGACCGAACGGGTCCGCGCGTACGGCCTGCTGTTCTGGGCGATCAACCTCGGCTTCTCCGTCTCGACTGTCAGTGCGGGCGTGCTGGCATCGTTCGGGTACGGCCTGCTGTTCTGGGTGAATGCGGCCACGTCGGTGGTTGCCGGCCTGGTCATCTGGATGATGGTTCCGGAGAGCCGCCCGGCACCCGAGGACAATTCGGTACGCCGGTCGCTGCTGCCGGTGGTCGTCCGCGACACCGTATTCCTGCTGATGATCCTCATCCAGATCGGCTACGCGACGATCTACATGCAGGGCTATTCGACCCTGCCGCTGGCGATGTCGGAGGACGGTCTGTCGTCCCGGACGTACGGCTTGGTGATCGCGCTCAACGGTGTGGTGATCGTGCTCGTCCAGCCGTTCCTCGGCAAGTGGTTCGTTAAGCTGGACCGGCCGAAACTGCTCGCGGCTTCGATGCTGGTGGTTGGTCTCGGCTTCGGCGTGGGCGCGGTCGTGCACAGCTGGTGGGGGTACGCGGTGTCGGTCGTGGTCTGGACGATCGGGGAGATCGGGTTCGCCGCGGTGATCGGCGCGGTGTTCGCCGACCTCGCGCCGATCGATCTGCGCGGCCGCTACATGGGTCTGTCCGGGATGGCGTTCGGTGTCGGCACCGTGATCGGCCCGCTGGCCGGCACGAACGCCCTCGAGCACCTCGGCCCCACAGTCACCTGGCTCGGCTGCGCCGTACTCGGTGTGGCGATCTTCATCGGCCAGTACTCGCTGGCTCCGGCGCTCCACGCCCGTGCCGAGGCGAACGCAGGAAACGCGGCGAGCGCATGA